The genomic region GTTCACGCTGCCGGTCGCGTTCGAGGCCACGAAGATGGTCAACAAGAGCCCGGACGACCTGCTCGAACGCACGGTTCGAAAGCTGGCCGCGCGAGAGATTCGCCGCGCGCAGCTGGTCCCCACGATGATTGCCCGCATCAAGGAGCTGCTCGATGCCGATGACCCTGATCGTGACCAGGAACGCCCCTGAGCGAACGCGTGGCTTCTTGGCGTCGTGCATGTGCGAAGTCGCGCCGGGCGTCTACACCAGTCCACGCATGTCCAAGGCCGTGCGCGAGCGCGTCGTGCATGTGCTGGAGTCGTGGTACCGCCTGGGCTCCTCTGAGGGCTATGTTGTCACCTGGCCTGACGGCTCCCTTCCAGGCGGGCAGGCGTTCCTTTGCCTGGGTACCCCGACGACCGAACTCTACGACCACGACGGTGTGTTCCTGACACGCCACCGACATTCATCCGGGTCGG from Sandaracinaceae bacterium harbors:
- the cas2e gene encoding type I-E CRISPR-associated endoribonuclease Cas2 yields the protein MPMTLIVTRNAPERTRGFLASCMCEVAPGVYTSPRMSKAVRERVVHVLESWYRLGSSEGYVVTWPDGSLPGGQAFLCLGTPTTELYDHDGVFLTRHRHSSGSDVPF